In Chroicocephalus ridibundus chromosome 4, bChrRid1.1, whole genome shotgun sequence, one genomic interval encodes:
- the YPEL4 gene encoding protein yippee-like 4, giving the protein MGPPRRRLPPAARLPPRTFRSYLPRSLRTYSCVHCRAHLARHEELISKSFQGSHGRAYLFNSVVNVGCGPAEQRLLLTGLHSVADIFCQSCKTTLGWKYEQAFESSQKYKEGKFIIEMSHMVKENGWD; this is encoded by the exons ATGGGCCCTCCCCGGCGccgcctgccccccgccgcccgcctgccccCCCGCACCTTCCGCAGCTACCTGCCCCGCTCCCTCCGCACCTACAGCTGCGTCCACTGCCGGGCCCACCTCGCCCGCCACGAGGAGCTCATCTCCAAG TCCTTCCAGGGCAGCCATGGCCGTGCCTACCTGTTCAACTCCGT GGTGAACGTGGGCTGTGGCCCGGCGGAGCAGCGTCTGCTGCTGACGGGGCTGCACTCGGTGGCTGACATCTTCTGCCAGAGCTGCAAGACCACCCTGGGCTGGAAATAC gagcaggCCTTCGAGAGCAGCCAGAAGTACAAGGAGGGGAAGTTCATCATCGAGATGTCGCACATGGTGAAGGAGAACGGCTGGGACTGA
- the CLP1 gene encoding polyribonucleotide 5'-hydroxyl-kinase Clp1 — translation MADDGGEEKKQVAKFELERETELRFEVEASQTVQLELLTGMAEVFGTELTRNKKFTFDAGAKVAVFTWHGCTVQLSGRTEVAYISKDTPMLLYLNTHTALEQMRRQAEREDERGPRVMVVGPTDVGKSTVCRLLLNYAVRLGRRPTFVELDVGQGSVSIPGTMGALYIERPADVEEGFSLQAPLVYHFGSTTPGTNIKLYNKITSRLADVFNQRCEVNRRASVSGCVINTCGWVKGSGYQALVHAASAFEVDVVVVLDQERLYNELKRDLPHFVRTVLLPKSGGVVERSKDFRRECRDDRIREYFYGFRGCFYPHAFDVKFSDVKIYKVGAPTIPDSCLPLGMSQEDNQLKLVPVTPGRDMVHHLLSVSTADGPDDNISETSVAGFIVVTGVDLERQVFTVLSPAPRPLPKSFLLIMDIRFMDLK, via the exons ATGGCGGACGACGGCGGCGAGGAGAAGAAGCAGGTGGCCAAGTTCGAGCTGGAGCGGGAGACGGAGCTGCGGTTCGAGGTGGAAGCCTCGCAGacggtgcagctggagctgctcacCGGCATGGCCGAGGTCTTCGGCACCGAGCTCACCCGCAACAAGAAGTTCACCTTCGACGCCGGCGCCAAGGTGGCCGTCTTCACCTGGCACGGCTGCACCGTGCAGCTCAGCGGCCGCACTGAGGTGGCCTACATCTCCAAGGACACCCCCATGCTGCTCTACCTCAACACCCACACGGCCCTGGAGCAGATGCGGCGGCAGGCGGAGCGGGAGGATGAGCGGGGGCCCCGCGTCATGGTGGTGGGACCCACCGACGTGGGCAAGTCGACCGTCTGCCGCCTGCTGCTGAACTATGCCGTGCGGCTGGGGCGCCGGCCCACCTTCGTGGAGCTGGACGTGGGCCAGGGCTCCGTCTCCATCCCTGGCACCATGGGCGCGCTCTACATCGAGCGGCCggctgatgtggaggagggctTCTCCCTCCAGGCCCCGCTCGTCTACCACTTCGGCTCCACCACGCCTGGTACCAACATCAAGCTCTACAACAAG ATCACGTCCCGCCTGGCTGACGTCTTCAACCAGCGCTGCGAGGTGAACCGCCGCGCCTCGGTCAGCGGCTGCGTCATCAACACCTGCGGCTGGGTGAAGGGCTCGGGCTACCAGGCACTGGTGCACGCCGCCTCCGCCTTTGAGGTGGACGTGGTGGTGGTGCTGGACCAGGAGCGGCTCTACAACGAGCTGAAGCGGGACCTGCCCCACTTCGTCCGCACTGTCCTACTGCCCAAGTCCGGCGGGGTGGTGGAGCGCTCCAAGGACTTCCGCCGGGAGTGCCGGGACGACCGCATCCGCGAGTACTTCTATGGCTTCCGGGGCTGCTTCTACCCGCACGCCTTCGACGTCAAGTTCTCCGACGTCAAGATCTACAAGGTGGGGGCTCCCACCATCCCGGACTCCTGCCTGCCGCTGGGCATGTCGCAGGAGGACAACCAGCTGAAGCTGGTGCCGGTGACGCCGGGGCGGGACATGGTGCACCACCTGCTGAGTGTCAGCACGGCCGATGGCCCCGACGACAACATCTCCGAGACCAGCGTCGCCGGGTTCATCGTGGTCACCGGTGTCGACCTGGAGCGCCAGGTCTTCACCGTGCTgtcccccgccccgcggcccctgcCCAAGAGCTTCCTCCTCATCATGGACATTCGGTTCATGGACCTCAAGTAG